The Candidatus Liberimonas magnetica genome window below encodes:
- a CDS encoding cation diffusion facilitator family transporter, translating to MSKENKLLFLIFFNVLLMALEFAGGLISGSLALLSDASHMLMDSFAVFLSYLAFYWSKKPSTEEKTFGYHRLEIIAAFINSLILFAISGYIMYEAVLRFFHPQPIKAGILLVIAILGLLGNLTGIFLLKKEKEENLNVQGAYLHLLSDSLSSIGVITGGLIIFFTGLNIFDSIIGIGIALIVLKGGFGLFMESVDILLESVPKHIDLAGLQKEVEEIHGIKEFHDIHIWTITSNRTALSGHILTDNINTRQSQEIINKVKSLLFEKFGINHTTIEVECENCKDNDCEYK from the coding sequence ATGAGCAAAGAAAACAAACTCTTGTTCCTTATTTTTTTTAATGTTCTTTTGATGGCCTTAGAATTTGCAGGAGGTTTGATCTCCGGAAGCCTTGCTCTTCTCAGCGATGCCTCGCATATGCTCATGGATTCTTTCGCCGTATTCTTAAGTTATCTGGCTTTTTACTGGAGCAAAAAACCTTCAACAGAAGAAAAAACTTTCGGATACCACAGGCTTGAAATCATTGCCGCATTTATAAACAGCCTGATCCTTTTTGCTATATCGGGTTATATCATGTATGAGGCTGTCTTGAGGTTTTTTCATCCTCAGCCGATAAAAGCCGGTATCCTTCTTGTAATTGCTATCCTAGGCCTGCTTGGGAATTTGACAGGTATATTCTTACTTAAGAAAGAGAAAGAGGAGAATTTGAATGTCCAGGGGGCCTATCTGCATTTGTTAAGCGATTCTCTTTCTTCAATAGGCGTGATCACAGGAGGGCTGATAATATTTTTTACCGGTTTAAACATATTCGATTCTATTATCGGCATAGGGATAGCTCTAATAGTTTTAAAGGGAGGTTTTGGGTTGTTCATGGAATCTGTGGATATACTGCTTGAGTCAGTCCCGAAGCACATAGACCTGGCTGGCCTGCAAAAAGAGGTTGAAGAAATCCACGGCATAAAAGAATTCCATGACATACATATCTGGACCATTACTTCGAACAGGACCGCTTTGAGCGGGCATATCCTTACTGATAACATAAATACCAGACAAAGCCAGGAAATAATAAATAAGGTCAAAAGCCTGTTATTCGAGAAATTCGGCATAAATCATACTACGATAGAAGTCGAGTGTGAAAATTGCAAAGATAACGACTGCGAATATAAGTAG
- a CDS encoding potassium channel protein: MFKNIPRKIIVAFILLLAVFGIGTLGYVVIEKWDFFDSFYMTVITLTTVGYGEVRPLTTDGRIFTIFLLLSGFGILTYGVTTGISFMLEGELGHIIRRHKMEKLIQSFKNHYIICANGEIGEYVAEEFIKTNQAVVVITTDKMLEEKFLKHNIPMVVDNPAEDETLEKAGIRNAKGLIAVLGDDKYNLFVVLSARGLNPDIRIIAQSIEKSSVIKINKAGADDVILTDAIGGMRMASAMLRPTVVSFLDTMLRGNNEHLRIEEAEILAQSEVVNKTIAESNINKKTGLIVIAVKEGTSGSYIYNPGPGQKLNKGDVLIVIGNTGQLEKLYAIAGR; this comes from the coding sequence ATGTTCAAAAATATACCAAGAAAAATTATAGTTGCATTTATTTTGCTTTTAGCGGTTTTTGGAATCGGGACCCTGGGCTATGTTGTCATAGAAAAATGGGATTTCTTTGACTCCTTTTATATGACCGTCATAACTCTTACGACCGTTGGCTATGGCGAGGTAAGGCCTCTTACGACTGATGGCAGGATATTCACTATATTTCTTTTGCTAAGCGGTTTCGGGATATTAACCTACGGTGTAACAACCGGCATATCATTCATGCTTGAAGGCGAACTGGGCCATATAATAAGGAGGCATAAGATGGAGAAGCTTATTCAGAGCTTTAAGAATCACTATATAATTTGTGCTAATGGCGAAATAGGAGAATATGTAGCAGAAGAGTTCATAAAGACAAATCAGGCAGTGGTCGTAATAACAACCGACAAAATGCTTGAAGAAAAATTCCTAAAACACAATATCCCTATGGTTGTGGATAACCCTGCAGAAGATGAAACTCTTGAAAAAGCCGGAATTCGCAATGCTAAAGGTTTAATAGCGGTTCTGGGTGATGACAAATATAATTTATTTGTAGTTCTTTCAGCAAGGGGGCTTAATCCAGATATTAGAATAATTGCACAATCAATTGAAAAATCAAGCGTTATTAAGATAAATAAAGCAGGTGCGGATGACGTAATACTCACAGATGCAATCGGCGGAATGAGGATGGCTTCCGCGATGCTCAGACCTACGGTTGTTTCTTTTCTTGATACTATGCTCAGGGGCAATAACGAACACTTAAGGATAGAGGAAGCTGAAATTCTCGCACAATCTGAGGTTGTTAATAAAACGATCGCAGAAAGCAATATAAACAAGAAAACAGGGCTGATCGTAATTGCGGTCAAAGAAGGAACGAGCGGCAGCTACATATATAACCCCGGGCCGGGCCAAAAACTGAACAAGGGAGATGTACTGATCGTAATAGGAAATACAGGCCAGCTTGAAAAGCTTTATGCTATTGCGGGTAGATAA